A genomic stretch from Erwinia sp. E_sp_B01_1 includes:
- a CDS encoding glycosyltransferase family 2 protein, protein MGHLISIVMPTYNSLETIQQTIESIQSQSIKNWELLVTDDHSTDGTYEALIDLSKNDDRIKVYRNKTNSGAAVSRNNSLSRAMGTFIAFLDSDDLWEPTKLKDQINFMGNDINFSFTSYQLITLDGHPLNKIVDKNQIAPLSYHDMLKKKATLGCSTVMLRRSAFTDLSMPLIRTGQDYGLWLKLLRNGAIAYPLNKVLTKYRIVPNSISRNKFKKAKRQWEIYRSIEGLSIAYSAYCFMFYAWRATFRK, encoded by the coding sequence ATGGGACATCTGATTTCAATCGTTATGCCAACGTATAATTCTTTAGAAACAATTCAACAAACTATTGAATCCATCCAGTCCCAATCAATCAAAAATTGGGAGCTGTTAGTTACAGATGACCACTCTACTGATGGTACATATGAGGCCCTTATTGATTTATCTAAGAATGATGATCGAATTAAAGTTTACAGAAATAAAACAAATTCAGGGGCAGCAGTTTCAAGGAATAACTCTTTAAGTAGAGCCATGGGTACATTTATAGCTTTTCTGGATAGCGATGATTTATGGGAGCCTACGAAATTAAAGGATCAAATTAACTTCATGGGTAATGATATCAATTTTTCTTTTACTTCTTACCAACTTATTACATTGGATGGGCACCCATTAAATAAAATTGTTGATAAAAATCAAATTGCGCCGTTAAGTTATCATGACATGTTAAAGAAAAAAGCTACTCTTGGTTGCTCTACTGTTATGCTTCGTCGCTCAGCCTTTACTGATTTATCAATGCCTTTGATTCGCACCGGTCAGGATTATGGATTATGGTTAAAGTTATTAAGAAATGGTGCTATAGCATACCCACTTAATAAAGTGCTCACAAAATACCGTATAGTTCCAAACTCCATATCAAGAAATAAATTTAAGAAGGCCAAAAGGCAATGGGAAATTTACCGAAGTATTGAAGGGCTTTCAATCGCTTATTCAGCATATTGCTTTATGTTTTATGCATGGCGGGCGACATTTAGAAAGTAA
- the hisIE gene encoding bifunctional phosphoribosyl-AMP cyclohydrolase/phosphoribosyl-ATP diphosphatase HisIE, giving the protein MLTEQQLAQLDWAKTEGMMPAIVQHAVSGEVLMHGYMNQAALTKTLETGKVTFWSRTKQRLWTKGESSEHFLNVVSITPDCDNDTLLILANPVGPTCHLGTSSCFSPAAPDWTFLYQLEQLLAERKHADPKSSYTASLYASGTKRIAQKVGEEGVETALAATVNDREELTNEASDLIYHLLVLLQDQDLNLSTIINNLRERHK; this is encoded by the coding sequence GTGTTAACAGAACAACAACTGGCCCAACTGGATTGGGCAAAAACGGAAGGCATGATGCCTGCCATCGTCCAGCATGCCGTCTCTGGCGAAGTGTTGATGCATGGCTATATGAACCAGGCAGCGCTGACTAAAACGCTGGAAACTGGCAAGGTGACATTCTGGTCCCGCACCAAACAGCGTCTGTGGACCAAAGGGGAATCTTCTGAGCATTTCCTCAACGTCGTCAGCATTACTCCGGATTGTGACAACGATACGTTGCTGATCCTGGCTAATCCGGTCGGCCCTACCTGCCATCTGGGCACCTCAAGCTGCTTCTCACCGGCCGCGCCAGACTGGACATTCCTGTACCAGCTGGAGCAACTGCTGGCAGAGCGTAAGCACGCCGATCCGAAAAGCTCCTACACGGCCAGCCTGTACGCCAGTGGTACCAAGCGTATTGCGCAGAAAGTGGGTGAAGAAGGTGTGGAAACCGCACTGGCGGCCACCGTTAACGATCGTGAAGAGCTGACCAACGAAGCTTCCGACCTGATTTATCACCTGCTGGTGCTGTTGCAGGATCAGGATCTGAACCTGAGTACAATTATCAATAACCTTCGCGAACGTCATAAATAA
- the wzzB gene encoding LPS O-antigen chain length determinant protein WzzB, which produces MSNENQSIRAGSTTSLHSGNSTKEGELDLLDVVYQIWNGRKTIIISILVALIIAALYLLFAKEKWTSETIISQPAAGQVATYNNALSILYTQNIEDKVTLPDLQRQIFGRYIASAYALSGTLQNLEEPLDLKVNQINKGRDDPLGISFTAPSAKEAQQQLTHYINQLNTEVADDLAVDMRNNIFVKINGLKESLAGQEKIAQDKKDHRIEVIKQALKIADSAKISSTNLSQAEFLSDDTLYLLGTSALTSMITNESTKPLDLNAYYYETQRTLLALTKLRIDFARIQNFQFIMKPDLPIKRDSPKKVITVALAIVLGGIVGAFIVIARNMSQNYRRKTLV; this is translated from the coding sequence ATGAGCAATGAGAATCAATCCATTCGCGCAGGAAGTACTACGTCGCTTCATTCTGGAAATAGCACTAAAGAAGGGGAATTAGATCTTCTTGATGTGGTGTATCAAATCTGGAATGGGAGAAAAACAATTATTATTTCAATTTTAGTTGCTTTAATTATAGCTGCTTTGTATTTGCTTTTTGCTAAGGAGAAATGGACATCTGAGACGATAATTTCTCAACCTGCAGCCGGCCAGGTAGCAACTTATAATAATGCTTTGTCTATACTTTACACACAAAATATTGAGGATAAAGTAACTCTTCCTGATTTACAAAGGCAGATATTCGGTCGATATATTGCTTCTGCATATGCCCTTTCCGGCACTCTACAAAATCTGGAAGAACCATTGGATCTTAAAGTAAACCAAATTAATAAGGGGAGAGATGATCCTCTTGGCATCAGTTTCACAGCACCATCAGCCAAAGAGGCTCAGCAACAGTTAACTCATTATATTAATCAGCTAAATACTGAAGTTGCTGATGATCTGGCTGTTGATATGAGAAACAATATTTTTGTAAAAATAAATGGGCTGAAAGAATCACTGGCTGGACAAGAAAAAATCGCTCAGGATAAAAAAGATCATCGGATTGAAGTTATTAAGCAAGCTTTAAAAATTGCAGATTCAGCAAAAATATCCTCAACCAATTTAAGTCAGGCTGAATTCCTTTCAGATGATACCCTTTATCTGTTAGGGACATCGGCATTGACCTCGATGATAACTAATGAAAGCACTAAACCATTAGATCTTAATGCTTATTATTATGAAACACAAAGAACACTCCTGGCATTGACCAAGCTCAGAATAGATTTTGCGAGAATACAGAACTTCCAATTTATAATGAAACCTGATCTTCCTATAAAGCGTGACAGCCCTAAAAAAGTGATAACTGTTGCGTTAGCTATTGTCCTCGGTGGAATAGTGGGCGCATTTATTGTGATTGCCCGCAATATGTCACAAAACTATCGTCGAAAAACATTAGTCTGA
- the hisA gene encoding 1-(5-phosphoribosyl)-5-[(5-phosphoribosylamino)methylideneamino]imidazole-4-carboxamide isomerase, producing MIIPALDLIEGKVVRLHQGDYGQQRDYGSDPLPRLQDYEVQGAEVLHLVDLTGAKDPAARQIPLLTKLLAGVNVPVQVGGGIRTRQDVEALLAAGATRVVVGSTAVKDPAEVKSWFEQYGPEAIVLALDVRIDANNRKEVAISGWQEAAGVTLEEVIEQFLPVGLKHVLCTDISRDGTLSGSNVELYREVSARFPTIAFQSSGGIGSLDDVAALNGSGAKGVIVGRALLEGKFTVKEAISCWQKG from the coding sequence ATGATTATCCCCGCATTAGATTTGATTGAAGGCAAAGTGGTTCGTCTGCATCAGGGTGACTACGGCCAGCAACGTGATTACGGTAGCGATCCGCTGCCCCGCCTGCAGGATTATGAAGTTCAGGGCGCGGAAGTGCTGCACCTGGTTGATCTCACCGGCGCGAAAGACCCCGCAGCCCGCCAGATCCCGCTGCTGACGAAATTGCTGGCTGGCGTCAACGTACCGGTTCAGGTGGGTGGCGGTATCCGTACCCGTCAGGATGTGGAAGCGTTACTGGCCGCAGGCGCAACCCGCGTTGTGGTGGGTTCCACGGCGGTAAAAGATCCTGCCGAAGTGAAAAGCTGGTTTGAGCAGTACGGCCCGGAAGCCATTGTGCTGGCGCTGGATGTCCGTATTGATGCCAACAACCGTAAGGAAGTGGCGATCAGCGGCTGGCAGGAAGCCGCAGGCGTGACGCTTGAAGAAGTGATTGAGCAGTTTCTGCCTGTAGGCCTGAAGCATGTGCTTTGCACCGATATTTCCCGCGATGGGACGCTCAGCGGCTCCAACGTTGAGCTCTATCGTGAAGTATCGGCCCGCTTCCCCACCATTGCGTTCCAGTCCTCTGGCGGCATAGGTTCGCTGGACGACGTTGCCGCGCTGAACGGCAGCGGTGCCAAAGGCGTGATTGTCGGACGCGCCCTACTGGAAGGTAAATTCACCGTTAAAGAGGCTATCTCATGCTGGCAAAAAGGATAA
- the hisB gene encoding bifunctional histidinol-phosphatase/imidazoleglycerol-phosphate dehydratase HisB: MSQKVLFIDRDGTIISEPPEDFQVDRMDKLAFEPDVIPALLSLQRAGYKLVMITNQDGLGTDSFPQAEFDGPHNLMMQILTSQGVQFDDVLICPHLPADNCDCRKPKTKMVEAWLADGALDVANSYVIGDRTTDVVLANNMGITGLHYAQNGLTWQAIEQQLTKRDRHALVQRNTKETQVSVEVWLDREGNSKFNTGVGFFDHMLDQIATHGGFRMNIEVKGDLYIDDHHTVEDTGLALGEALLKALGDKRGIGRFGFVLPMDECLARCALDISGRPHLEYKAEFSYQRVGDLSTEMVEHFFSSLSYTMASTLHLKTKGKNDHHRVESLFKAFGRTLRQAIRVEGNTLPSSKGVL; encoded by the coding sequence ATGAGCCAGAAAGTCCTTTTTATCGATCGTGACGGTACGATTATCTCTGAGCCACCGGAAGATTTTCAGGTGGACCGTATGGACAAGCTGGCGTTCGAGCCGGATGTCATCCCTGCGCTGCTCTCCCTGCAACGGGCGGGCTATAAGCTGGTGATGATCACCAACCAGGATGGCCTGGGTACCGACAGTTTCCCGCAGGCTGAGTTTGATGGCCCGCATAATCTGATGATGCAGATCCTGACTTCTCAGGGCGTGCAGTTTGATGATGTGCTGATCTGCCCCCATCTGCCTGCCGATAACTGCGACTGCCGTAAACCGAAAACCAAAATGGTTGAAGCCTGGCTGGCCGATGGCGCACTGGACGTGGCGAACAGCTATGTCATTGGTGACCGCACAACAGATGTGGTGCTGGCTAACAACATGGGGATTACCGGTCTGCACTATGCGCAGAACGGTCTGACCTGGCAGGCTATTGAGCAGCAGCTCACTAAACGCGATCGCCATGCTCTGGTTCAGCGCAATACCAAAGAGACCCAGGTCAGCGTTGAAGTCTGGCTGGATCGTGAAGGCAACAGCAAATTCAATACCGGCGTCGGCTTCTTCGATCATATGCTGGATCAGATCGCCACGCACGGCGGTTTCCGCATGAACATCGAGGTCAAAGGCGATCTCTACATTGACGATCACCACACCGTGGAAGATACCGGTCTGGCACTGGGCGAAGCGCTGCTGAAAGCGCTGGGCGACAAACGCGGCATTGGCCGGTTTGGCTTTGTGCTGCCGATGGACGAATGCCTGGCGCGCTGCGCGCTGGATATCTCTGGCCGTCCGCACCTCGAATACAAAGCCGAGTTCAGCTATCAGCGCGTGGGCGATCTGAGCACTGAAATGGTCGAGCACTTCTTCAGTTCGCTCTCTTACACCATGGCCAGTACGCTGCATCTGAAAACCAAAGGCAAAAACGACCATCACCGCGTTGAGAGCCTGTTCAAAGCCTTTGGCCGTACGCTGCGCCAGGCAATCCGCGTTGAGGGCAATACCCTGCCCAGCTCAAAAGGAGTGCTGTAA
- a CDS encoding glycosyltransferase codes for MNIAIVIPTLTIGGAERLALDTALSLQQMGENVIVISLSNDSKIDLPLNLKIVFLNKKNKFSNLSQVFKLYDINACISYLERANLICSLVCYFTNTLFTASVHTAPKAAFKKRNFLNRIVIYLTYKFISIIKAKVFCVTEGIKDDLYNMYGIKNSRVISNFIDHSEIDSRIRGTEGCNEDIYKDIDILFVGRLSKVKGCDILIDALCEMKQFIIEHDVNAVIVGDGTERKSLEMHVSSSGLSEHIEFIGSSTNPYEFMQRARYLVVPSYAEGFGLVVLEGLYLGCDIIFSKCDFGPREIIGKYFKEQIQLGFSDPSKSRTTAINELSSLIAKILPESKSLLPLNVKKERVKEFFNKKKVALDILLFLSK; via the coding sequence ATGAATATTGCGATTGTAATTCCTACGCTAACGATAGGGGGAGCTGAAAGGCTAGCTCTGGATACAGCACTTTCCCTTCAACAGATGGGTGAAAATGTTATCGTTATATCCCTTTCAAATGATAGTAAAATTGATTTACCATTAAACTTAAAAATTGTTTTTTTGAACAAAAAAAATAAATTTAGCAATTTATCTCAAGTTTTTAAGCTTTATGATATAAATGCCTGCATAAGTTATTTAGAAAGAGCCAATCTAATTTGCTCACTAGTTTGCTATTTTACTAATACTCTTTTTACTGCTTCAGTACACACAGCACCTAAGGCTGCATTTAAGAAAAGGAATTTTTTAAATAGAATTGTTATATATCTAACTTATAAGTTCATTAGTATTATAAAAGCTAAAGTTTTTTGTGTAACTGAAGGTATAAAAGACGATTTATATAATATGTATGGCATCAAAAATTCACGCGTTATCAGCAACTTTATCGATCACTCTGAGATAGATAGTAGAATTAGAGGAACGGAAGGTTGTAATGAGGACATATATAAAGATATAGATATTCTGTTTGTCGGGCGATTAAGTAAAGTAAAAGGATGCGATATACTAATTGACGCACTTTGTGAAATGAAACAATTCATTATTGAACATGATGTTAATGCAGTTATTGTAGGTGATGGAACTGAAAGGAAGTCACTTGAAATGCATGTATCATCTTCAGGTCTATCTGAACATATTGAATTCATCGGTTCATCTACCAATCCATATGAATTCATGCAAAGAGCTCGCTACCTGGTTGTACCTTCTTATGCCGAAGGGTTTGGTTTAGTTGTGCTGGAGGGGCTGTATTTAGGGTGTGATATAATCTTCTCAAAATGCGACTTTGGACCTCGTGAAATTATCGGGAAGTACTTTAAAGAACAAATACAATTAGGTTTTTCTGATCCCTCAAAAAGTCGCACTACTGCAATTAATGAATTATCATCCCTCATAGCTAAAATATTGCCTGAATCTAAATCATTATTGCCTTTAAATGTTAAGAAAGAAAGAGTTAAAGAGTTCTTTAATAAAAAGAAAGTTGCCTTAGATATTTTATTATTTTTAAGTAAGTAG
- the gndA gene encoding NADP-dependent phosphogluconate dehydrogenase: MSKQQIGVVGMAVMGRNLALNIESRGYTVSIFNRSREKTDEVVAENPGKKLAPHYSIEEFVDSLEKPRRILLMVQAGEATDKTIASLTPHLDKGDILIDGGNTFYKDTIRRNRELSEQGFNFIGTGVSGGEEGALKGPSIMPGGQKEAYELVAPILTEIAARAEGEACVAYMGPDGAGHYVKMVHNGIEYGDMQLIAEAYSLLKNALNLSNDDLAKTFSEWNEGELSSYLIDITKDIFTKKDEDGKYLVDVILDEAANKGTGKWTSQSSLDLGEPLSLITESVFARYLSSLKTQRVAASKVLSGPAVQTITGDKAEFVEKVRRALYLGKIVSYAQGFSQLKAASDENKWDLHYGEIAKIFRAGCIIRAQFLQKITDAYADNAEIANLLLAPYFKNIADEYQQALRDVVAYAVQNGIPTPTFSAAIAYYDSYRSAVLPANLIQAQRDYFGAHTYKRTDKEGVFHTEWMD, encoded by the coding sequence ATGTCCAAGCAACAGATCGGCGTTGTAGGTATGGCTGTCATGGGCCGTAATCTGGCACTCAACATTGAGAGCCGTGGCTACACAGTTTCTATCTTCAATCGCTCGCGTGAAAAAACCGATGAAGTCGTAGCTGAGAATCCAGGGAAAAAACTGGCTCCGCATTACTCTATCGAAGAGTTTGTTGATTCACTTGAGAAACCTCGTCGTATCCTTCTGATGGTTCAGGCCGGTGAAGCAACCGATAAAACTATTGCGTCACTTACTCCACACCTGGATAAAGGCGATATTCTGATCGATGGCGGTAACACTTTCTACAAAGACACTATTCGTCGTAACCGTGAATTGTCTGAGCAAGGTTTCAACTTCATTGGTACCGGTGTTTCCGGTGGTGAAGAGGGCGCTTTGAAGGGGCCGTCAATCATGCCTGGTGGCCAGAAAGAAGCTTACGAACTGGTTGCGCCTATCCTTACTGAGATTGCTGCACGTGCTGAAGGCGAAGCCTGTGTTGCTTACATGGGTCCGGATGGTGCTGGTCACTATGTGAAGATGGTGCATAACGGTATTGAGTATGGCGATATGCAGCTTATTGCAGAAGCTTACTCCTTACTGAAAAACGCTCTGAACCTTAGTAATGACGACTTGGCTAAAACCTTCAGCGAGTGGAACGAAGGTGAGTTGAGCAGCTACCTGATCGACATCACTAAAGATATCTTCACTAAGAAAGATGAAGACGGTAAATATCTTGTCGATGTGATCCTGGATGAAGCGGCTAATAAGGGTACTGGTAAGTGGACCAGTCAGAGCTCTCTGGATCTTGGTGAGCCACTGTCACTGATTACAGAATCTGTATTTGCCCGTTACCTGTCCTCTCTTAAAACACAGCGTGTAGCAGCTTCTAAAGTGCTGAGCGGTCCTGCAGTGCAGACCATTACTGGTGATAAAGCCGAGTTCGTTGAAAAGGTACGTCGTGCCCTGTATCTGGGTAAAATCGTATCTTATGCACAAGGTTTTTCTCAGCTGAAAGCCGCTTCTGATGAGAACAAATGGGATCTGCATTACGGTGAGATTGCTAAAATCTTCCGTGCTGGTTGTATCATCCGTGCTCAGTTCCTGCAGAAAATTACCGATGCTTATGCTGACAATGCAGAAATTGCTAACCTGTTACTGGCACCGTACTTCAAAAACATCGCTGATGAATATCAGCAGGCACTGCGTGACGTGGTGGCTTACGCTGTTCAGAACGGTATCCCAACGCCTACCTTCTCCGCTGCCATTGCCTATTACGACAGCTACCGTTCTGCCGTACTGCCAGCGAACCTGATTCAGGCACAGCGCGATTACTTTGGTGCGCATACTTATAAGCGTACTGATAAAGAAGGAGTGTTCCACACCGAGTGGATGGACTAA
- a CDS encoding glycosyltransferase family 2 protein, which translates to MNAKEMFREKCLIVILNWNGSSDTLSCCESLMQSEGNFDVLIIDNSSSAEQYKTLIDGLNKQAFENKLNITYPDNIIKNYNIDLISTFYANKSNYYVFHSTINHGFAKGCNLGAEFSSYCGYESVLFLNNDTVVEPDFLELLIKKLDVATAVIPQIRFYSNKEIIWNCGGDINKYGKRKYFFSNVNGEHVNFSSGTFDITFATGCCLLFKVNSFIEIGMFTEDFFFGEEDIDLSLRMKERKLKMICEPASIIYHKVGASLAGDQRRLINKSYIHYLNRYINIRKHLGIKWYIWLIPSTLKVLINNKKISKMPLSENISFTFSLLNDAFILKRVTKEKFEDTMMNGFK; encoded by the coding sequence ATGAATGCAAAAGAAATGTTTAGGGAAAAATGCTTAATTGTTATTTTAAATTGGAATGGATCATCTGATACACTTTCCTGTTGCGAAAGCTTAATGCAGTCAGAAGGTAACTTTGATGTTTTGATTATTGATAACAGCTCTAGTGCAGAGCAATATAAAACACTTATAGATGGATTAAATAAACAGGCTTTTGAAAATAAATTAAATATTACTTATCCAGATAATATTATTAAAAATTATAATATTGACTTAATAAGTACTTTTTACGCCAATAAAAGTAATTACTACGTATTCCATTCTACTATTAATCATGGCTTCGCAAAAGGTTGTAACTTAGGAGCAGAGTTCTCAAGTTATTGCGGTTACGAAAGCGTGCTTTTTCTGAATAATGATACTGTTGTAGAACCCGATTTTTTAGAATTACTTATAAAAAAATTAGACGTTGCGACCGCAGTGATTCCTCAAATTAGATTTTATTCTAATAAAGAAATTATTTGGAACTGTGGAGGGGACATTAATAAGTATGGTAAACGTAAATATTTCTTCTCTAATGTTAATGGCGAACATGTAAACTTTTCATCAGGTACATTCGACATTACTTTTGCTACGGGTTGCTGCCTATTATTTAAAGTTAACAGCTTCATAGAAATAGGTATGTTCACTGAAGATTTCTTTTTTGGTGAAGAAGATATTGATTTATCTCTCAGAATGAAAGAAAGAAAATTGAAAATGATATGTGAGCCTGCATCTATTATTTATCACAAGGTCGGTGCAAGTCTTGCTGGTGATCAAAGAAGGTTAATTAATAAATCTTATATCCATTACCTGAACCGATATATAAATATAAGAAAACATTTGGGTATTAAGTGGTATATATGGTTAATTCCTTCGACTTTGAAGGTTCTGATTAATAATAAGAAAATCAGTAAGATGCCTTTAAGTGAAAATATCAGTTTCACTTTTTCACTATTGAATGATGCTTTTATATTGAAAAGAGTTACTAAAGAAAAGTTTGAAGACACTATGATGAACGGATTCAAATAA
- the hisH gene encoding imidazole glycerol phosphate synthase subunit HisH — translation MNVVILDTGCANLSSVKWAIQRLGYEPVVSRDADTVLQADKLLLPGVGTAQAAMDQLRERELIELIKACTQPVLGICLGMQLLGSESDESGGIKTLGIVEYPVQKMTDVGLPLPHMGWNQITAQAGNHLFRGIPDGSYFYFVHGYAMPVNEYTIAQCSYGEAFTAAVQKENFFGVQFHPERSGAAGAQLLKNFLEM, via the coding sequence ATGAACGTGGTCATCCTGGATACGGGCTGTGCCAACCTCTCTTCGGTAAAATGGGCGATACAACGCCTGGGTTACGAGCCGGTGGTGAGCCGCGATGCTGATACGGTATTGCAGGCAGACAAGCTGCTGCTGCCAGGGGTGGGAACCGCACAGGCGGCGATGGATCAACTGCGTGAACGCGAACTGATCGAACTGATCAAAGCCTGCACCCAGCCCGTGCTGGGGATCTGCCTGGGTATGCAGTTACTGGGATCGGAGAGCGATGAAAGCGGCGGGATCAAAACGCTGGGCATTGTGGAATATCCGGTACAGAAGATGACGGATGTCGGCCTGCCTTTGCCCCATATGGGCTGGAATCAGATCACCGCCCAGGCTGGCAATCACCTGTTCCGTGGCATTCCTGATGGTTCGTACTTCTACTTCGTGCACGGCTATGCGATGCCGGTGAATGAATACACCATTGCACAGTGCAGTTATGGCGAAGCCTTTACGGCTGCCGTGCAGAAAGAGAATTTCTTCGGCGTGCAGTTCCACCCGGAGCGTTCCGGTGCGGCTGGTGCGCAGTTGTTGAAAAACTTCCTGGAGATGTAA
- a CDS encoding EpsG family protein → MNKTKKNVYTLIIFIITCIAMILIAGFRPVGIDNDSYAYESALNAFFNNEYEIKEPAFILFSELTEVLFNKDVTALFLMYAISAITLKSYCIYRYADLPLMSLMIYIGMYFILHDMTQIRVGVAAAFFLLAIPDLITGSNKRYVIKISLAIFFHYSAFLLLPLIFLKNKKISIYFYFLLPFITLASVILIGDMHPILIKLFSFFPAPLGPKAVNYIINLELYGRFDNINIFSKSTLFVLSIFMLYTIVMLKMEHKEHNHIIFYKIMSLMLTLFYLCSSVPVLASRAFELLGVSMIFSLPALCLKIHQKKIMLSMLTIWVVAYFCVVCLKLLDFSLV, encoded by the coding sequence ATGAATAAGACCAAAAAAAATGTATACACACTAATTATTTTTATTATTACGTGTATTGCTATGATTTTGATTGCTGGATTCAGGCCTGTTGGTATTGACAATGATTCATATGCATATGAAAGTGCATTAAATGCATTTTTCAATAATGAGTATGAAATAAAAGAGCCAGCATTTATTTTATTTTCAGAGTTAACTGAAGTTCTTTTTAATAAAGATGTTACCGCTTTATTTCTGATGTACGCAATTTCGGCAATTACATTAAAGTCATATTGTATTTATCGATATGCCGACCTGCCATTAATGTCATTAATGATTTACATTGGAATGTATTTTATTCTTCATGATATGACTCAAATAAGAGTTGGCGTTGCCGCAGCATTTTTCTTATTAGCAATACCTGATCTTATAACAGGAAGTAATAAAAGGTATGTAATTAAGATTAGCTTAGCAATATTTTTTCATTACAGCGCTTTCCTCCTATTACCTTTGATTTTTCTAAAAAACAAAAAAATATCCATTTACTTTTATTTCCTTCTCCCGTTTATAACTTTAGCTTCAGTGATTTTAATCGGAGATATGCATCCGATTTTAATAAAACTCTTTAGCTTTTTCCCTGCGCCTTTAGGGCCCAAAGCAGTAAACTATATAATTAATCTTGAACTATATGGCCGTTTTGATAATATAAATATTTTCAGCAAGTCAACGTTGTTCGTATTAAGCATATTTATGCTTTATACAATAGTGATGCTTAAAATGGAGCACAAAGAACATAACCATATCATTTTTTATAAGATAATGAGTTTGATGTTGACGCTATTTTATTTATGCTCTTCAGTTCCAGTATTGGCATCAAGGGCATTCGAATTGCTGGGAGTATCTATGATTTTTTCGCTTCCGGCTCTATGCTTGAAAATACACCAAAAAAAAATAATGTTAAGTATGTTAACGATATGGGTAGTAGCTTATTTTTGTGTGGTTTGCTTAAAATTATTAGATTTTAGCCTCGTGTGA
- the hisF gene encoding imidazole glycerol phosphate synthase subunit HisF → MLAKRIIPCLDVRDGQVVKGVQFRNHEIIGDIVPLAQRYAQEGADELVFYDITASSDGRVVDKSWVSRVAEVIDIPFCVAGGIKSVEEAAQILSFGADKISINSPALADPELITRLADRFGVQCIVVGIDTWYDSETGKYHVNQYTGDESRTKVTTWETLEWVQEVQKRGAGEIVLNMMNQDGVRNGYDLTQLQKVREVCKVPLIASGGAGTMEHFHEAFRDADVDGALAASVFHKQIINIGELKTFLIQKGVEIRAC, encoded by the coding sequence ATGCTGGCAAAAAGGATAATCCCCTGCCTGGACGTCCGTGACGGTCAGGTGGTTAAAGGCGTGCAGTTTCGCAATCATGAAATTATTGGCGACATCGTGCCGCTGGCGCAGCGCTACGCTCAGGAAGGGGCTGATGAGCTGGTCTTTTACGATATTACCGCTTCATCCGATGGCCGCGTGGTCGATAAAAGCTGGGTCTCCCGTGTGGCAGAAGTGATTGATATCCCTTTCTGCGTGGCTGGCGGCATTAAGTCGGTTGAAGAAGCCGCGCAGATTCTCTCTTTCGGTGCGGATAAAATTTCCATCAACTCCCCTGCTCTGGCCGATCCAGAGTTAATCACTCGTCTGGCCGATCGCTTTGGCGTGCAGTGCATCGTGGTGGGGATTGATACCTGGTATGACAGCGAAACCGGCAAATATCACGTCAATCAGTACACCGGCGATGAGAGCCGTACCAAAGTCACCACCTGGGAAACCCTGGAGTGGGTGCAGGAAGTTCAGAAGCGCGGTGCCGGTGAAATTGTCCTGAATATGATGAATCAGGACGGCGTGCGTAACGGATACGACCTGACCCAACTGCAGAAGGTACGTGAAGTCTGTAAAGTGCCGTTAATCGCTTCTGGTGGTGCAGGCACTATGGAGCACTTCCATGAGGCCTTCCGCGATGCGGATGTCGATGGTGCGCTGGCGGCTTCGGTGTTCCATAAGCAAATCATTAATATCGGTGAGCTGAAAACGTTCCTGATACAAAAAGGTGTGGAGATCCGCGCGTGTTAA